A window of the Gossypium hirsutum isolate 1008001.06 chromosome A05, Gossypium_hirsutum_v2.1, whole genome shotgun sequence genome harbors these coding sequences:
- the LOC121229481 gene encoding uncharacterized protein isoform X2, which translates to MKPKLKRCRKRGDFQPLLDPISATATERRAPTTRLRRCQSVEGWWLARGEAKGSAARVAAEKIKLLLDSQQIPAALISSSRIG; encoded by the exons ATGAAACCAAAACTCAAAAGATGCCGAAAGAGAGGAGATTTTCAGCCCCTCTTGGACCCGATTTCAGCGACGGCGACGGAGAGGAGGGCTCCGACGACGCGGCTGCGAAG GTGTCAGAGCGTGGAAGGTTGGTGGTTGGCTCGAGGGGAGGCCAAGGGTTCGGCAGCACGCGTGGCTGCTGAAAAAATAAAG TTGCTATTGGACAGCCAGCAAATACCGGCCGCATTGATTTCTTCTTCTCGGATAGG ctaa
- the LOC107957825 gene encoding kinesin-like protein KIN-4C isoform X1 has protein sequence MDNSESVRVAVNIRPLITTELLNGCTDCITVVPGEPQVHIGSHAFTYDYVYGGAGSPSSAIFDDCVAPLVDALFHGYNATVLAYGQTGSGKTYTMGTNYAGEGSNGGIIPKVMETMFKRVEATKHSTEILIRVSFIEIFKEEVFDLLDSNSATLSKAEGAPFSKPTAPGRLPIQIRETVNGGITLAGVTEAEVRTKEEMASYLSRGSLSRATGSTNMNSQSSRSHAIFTITLEQKKIASCPNGVNDDISDDILCAKLHLVDLAGSERAKRTGADGMRFKEGIHINKGLLALGNVISALGDEKKRKEGGHVPYRDSKLTRLLQDSLGGNSKTVMIACVSPADTNAEETLNTLKYANRARNIQNKAVINRDPMAAQLQRMRSQIEQLQAELLFYRGDGQAPFDELQILKHKVSLLEASNSELQRELQERMLTSEQLAQRALDAQVEKDKLVMQIESVRNGKSWEEVDSNQNQDLNLMKTYVLKIQELEGELIRLKSVNSSKRSRFSDCVDSDDDGTSKNSLFSSENGYLSSDEIEDNQAELEHTSLQEKLDKELKELDKRLEQKEAEMKRFANSDTSVLKQHYEKKVNELEQEKRALQREIEDLRHNLSDISSTSDDGAQKLKEEYLQKLTALEAQVAELKRKQDAQAQLLRQKQKSDEAARRLQDEIHRIKSQKVQLQHKIKQESEQFRLWKQSREKEVLQLKKEGRRNEYEMHKLLALNQRQKMVLQRKSEEAAMATKRLKELLESRKTSSREASSAGNGNGPGIQAIMQTIEHELEVTVRVHEVRSEYERQMEERGKMAKEVARLKEEAEILKRGDLRDHPETMSPGARNSRIFALENMLAATSSTLVSMASQLSEAEERERVFSGRGRWNHVRSLADAKNIMNYLFNLASTSRCSLRDKEVNCREKDAEIRDLKEKVVKLSSLARQLEVQKADLVHQLKVMQNVTAKHSMKVSMDYSGIPDFNGGRHKYELRKPEYRSSMIFTEDMDISDSEHSDIDALDDDDDDDWVQSDKKQIRRRASKSRTSSLGVHQPNTNGSENSKGCTDEVTGKIDGICCTCSHKSSCKTSKCQCRANGSSCGQSCGCTSIKCSNREAEANSANDAGTNETNNLVSQGAMLLQNAFGSEKPDETNDDFTTKRKALSDIGNTMPKPDVPKPNRRKKWGKSMIQLVPVAPPASEPENAAAADNPEKIEPPKKPDNSCPSESDTIPLKLPRAMRSNGSKLLRERNAEDESTNTTKGPPALVPTSPVRPTRTSEEKENCRR, from the exons ATGGATAACTCGGAATCCGTGAGAGTCGCCGTTAATATTCGGCCGTTGATTACCACAGAGCTTCTCAATGGATGTACGGATTGCATCACTGTCGTTCCCGGCGAACCTCAG GTTCACATTGGATCACATGCTTTTACCTATGATTATGTTTATGGTGGAGCGGGATCGCCTTCTTCAGCTATTTTTGATGATTGCGTTGCTCCATTGGTTGATGCACTTTTTCATGGTTATAATGCTACTGTACTTGCATATGGTCAG ACGGGTTCTGGTAAAACTTATACTATGGGAACCAACTACGCTGGAGAAGGAAGTAATGGTGGGATTATACCCAAAGTAATGGAAACTATGTTTAAAAGAGTCGAGGCAACCAAGCACTCCACGGAAATTTTGATTAGAGTATCATTTATTGAG ATATTTAAAGAAGAAGTGTTCGATTTACTTGACTCAAATTCAGCTACTTTGTCTAAAGCTGAAGGGGCGCCCTTTTCCAAGCCTACAGCTCCTGGAAGACTTCCGATACAAATTAGAGAAACAGTGAACGGAGGAATAACACTTGCTGGAGTGACTGAGGCAGAAGTTCGGACAAAAGAAGAGATGGCATCATACTTGTCACGAGGTTCTTTATCTCGTGCAACAGGAAGTACCAACATGAATAGTCAGTCAAG TCGCTCACATGCCATCTTTACAATAACCCTGGAGCAAAAAAAGATTGCTAGTTGCCCAAATGGGGTAAATGATGATATTAGTGATGACATCTTATGTGCAAAGCTTCATTTAGTGGACCTTGCTGGCTCAGAACGTGCAAAAAGAACAGGTGCTGATGGCATGCGCTTTAAAGAAG GCATTCATATCAATAAAGGTTTACTAGCTCTAGGGAATGTCATTAGTGCCTTGGGTGATGAGAAGAAGAGGAAAGAAGGGGGACATGTCCCATATCGTGATAGCAAGTTGACACGCTTGTTGCAG GATTCACTTGGTGGAAACAGCAAAACGGTGATGATTG CTTGTGTTAGTCCGGCTGATACCAATGCTGAAGAAACCCTAAACACTTTGAAGTATGCCAATCGTGCTCGAAACATTCAGAATAAGGCAGTT ATAAACCGTGATCCAATGGCAGCTCAGTTGCAAAGAATGCGGAGCCAAATTGAGCAATTGCAAGCTGAGCTTTTGTTTTATCGTGGTGATGGCCAAGCACCATTTGATGAACTTCAG ATTCTCAAGCACAAGGTATCTTTACTTGAAGCTAGCAATTCAGAACTACAACGAGAGCTTCAAGAACGTATGCTCACTAGTGAACAATTAGCCCAGCGTGCACTTGATGCTCAG GTTGAGAAAGACAAACTAGTAATGCAAATTGAATCTGTTCGTAATGGTAAATCGTGGGAGGAGGTTGACTCTAATCAGAATCAG GATCTTAATTTAATGAAAACTTATGTGTTGAAAATTCAAGAGTTAGAAGGAGAACTGATACGTTTGAAAAGCGTAAATAGCTCAAAGCGTAGCCGGTTTTCGGACTGTGTTGATTCCGATGATGATGGAACctcaaaaaattcattattttcttctGAAAATGGTTATTTATCTTCAG ATGAGATTGAGGATAATCAAGCGGAACTTGAACATACTTCCCTCCAAGAAAAATTGGACAAAGAACTTAAGGAGTTGGACAAAAGACTTGAACAGAAAGAG GCTGAAATGAAGCGTTTTGCAAATTCTGACACCTCAGTTCTTAAACAACATTATGAGAAGAAAGTTAATGAGTTGGAACAAGAGAAAAGGGCTTTGCAG AGAGAAATTGAGGACCTCAGGCACAATCTTTCTGATATTTCTTCTACTTCTGATGATGGTGCTCAAAAGTTAAAGGAAGAATACCTACAGAAGTTGACTGCCCTTGAGGCACAG GTTGCCGAGTTGAAGAGGAAGCAAGATGCACAAGCTCAACTTTTAAGACAGAAACAAAAAAGTGATGAAGCAGCAAGGAGACTTCAAGATGAGATTCACAGAATCAAATCTCAGAAG GTTCAATTACAACATAAGATCAAGCAAGAATCTGAGCAGTTCAGGTTATGGAAGCAATCACGAGAGAAAGAGGTTCTTCAG CTTAAGAAGGAGGGAAGGAGAAATGAGTATGAGATGCACAAGCTCTTAGCTTTGAACCAGAGGCAAAAGATG GTTTTGCAAAGAAAGAGTGAAGAAGCTGCTATGGCTACAAAAAGGCTAAAGGAGCTTCTAGAATCTCGAAAGACTTCCTCACGTGAAGCTTCCA GTGCTGGAAATGGCAATGGTCCTGGAATTCAG GCAATAATGCAGACAATTGAGCATGAACTTGAGGTGACAGTGCGTGTACATGAAGTACGTTCCGAGTATGAAAGACAAATGGAAGA GAGGGGGAAGATGGCCAAGGAGGTTGCAAGACTGAAGGAAGAAGCTGAGATACTTAAGCGTGGTGATTTAAG AGATCATCCCGAGACAATGTCTCCTGGTGCAAGAAACTCCAGGATTTTCGCTCTAGAAAACATGCTTGCTGCTACGTCTAGCACTTTGGTCTCTATGGCCTCACAACTATCCGAAGCTGAAGAGCGTGAACGTGTTTTTAGTGGAAGAGGGCGTTGGAATCATGTCCGCTCTCTTGCTGATgcaaaaaatattatgaattatctattcaatttagcaTCAACCTCAAG GTGCTCATTACGAGATAAGGAAGTTAATTGCAGAGAAAAGGACGCTGAAATAAGAGATCTAAAGGAAAAGGTGGTGAAACTTAGTAGTTTGGCTAGACAACTGGAGGTACAAAAAGCCGATCTTGTTCATCAACTGAAAGTGATG CAGAATGTAACCGCTAAGCATTCCATGAAAGTAAGCATGGATTATTCTGGCATCCCTGACTTCAATGGCGGAAGACATAAGTATGAGTTGCGTAAGCCG GAATATCGAAGCTCTATGATCTTCACAGAGGACATGGATATATCTGATTCTGAACATTCAGATATAGATGCACTTGATGATGACGACGATGACGACTGGGTGCAGTCGGACAAAAAGCAAATAAGGAGACGAGCTTCTAAATCTAGGACTTCAAGTTTGGGAGTTCATCAACCAAATACCAATGGCTCAGAAAACAGTAAGGGATGTACTGATGAGGTTACTGGGAAAATTGATGGGATATGCTGCACTTGCAGCCACAAGTCTTCATGCAAAACATCGAAATGCCAATGTAGAGCAAATGGAAGTTCTTGTGGACAGTCATGCGGTTGTACATCAATCAAATGTTCCAATAGAGAAGCAGAAGCAAACAGTGCAAATGATGCTGGAACTAACGAAACGAACAACCTCGTTTCTCAAGGCGCTATGCTGCTCCAGAATGCATTCGGGAGTGAGAAACCAGATGAAACAAATGATGACTTCACTACAAAGCGGAAAGCACTTTCTGATATTGGAAACACAATG CCTAAACCCGATGTACCGAAGCCTAATCGGAGGAAAAAATGGGGGAAATCAATGATTCAGCTGGTTCCTGTTGCTCCACCAGCTTCAGAGCCAGAGAATGCTGCAGCAGCTGATAATCCAGAAAAAATTGAACCTCCCAAAAAACCAGACAATTCGTGTCCAAGTGAATCAGATACCATTCCATTGAAGTTACCAAGAGCAATGCGATCAAATGGCAGCAAATTACTGAGAGAAAGAAATGCTGAGGATGAATCCACCAACACCACCAAGGGACCACCTGCCCTTGTTCCTACCAGTCCTGTTAGACCAACAAGAACCTCGGAAGAGAAAGAGAACTGCCGCCGTTAA
- the LOC107957825 gene encoding kinesin-like protein KIN-4C isoform X2 produces MDNSESVRVAVNIRPLITTELLNGCTDCITVVPGEPQVHIGSHAFTYDYVYGGAGSPSSAIFDDCVAPLVDALFHGYNATVLAYGQTGSGKTYTMGTNYAGEGSNGGIIPKVMETMFKRVEATKHSTEILIRVSFIEIFKEEVFDLLDSNSATLSKAEGAPFSKPTAPGRLPIQIRETVNGGITLAGVTEAEVRTKEEMASYLSRGSLSRATGSTNMNSQSSRSHAIFTITLEQKKIASCPNGVNDDISDDILCAKLHLVDLAGSERAKRTGADGMRFKEGIHINKGLLALGNVISALGDEKKRKEGGHVPYRDSKLTRLLQDSLGGNSKTVMIACVSPADTNAEETLNTLKYANRARNIQNKAVINRDPMAAQLQRMRSQIEQLQAELLFYRGDGQAPFDELQILKHKVSLLEASNSELQRELQERMLTSEQLAQRALDAQVEKDKLVMQIESVRNGKSWEEVDSNQNQDLNLMKTYVLKIQELEGELIRLKSVNSSKRSRFSDCVDSDDDGTSKNSLFSSENGYLSSDEIEDNQAELEHTSLQEKLDKELKELDKRLEQKEAEMKRFANSDTSVLKQHYEKKVNELEQEKRALQREIEDLRHNLSDISSTSDDGAQKLKEEYLQKLTALEAQVAELKRKQDAQAQLLRQKQKSDEAARRLQDEIHRIKSQKVQLQHKIKQESEQFRLWKQSREKEVLQLKKEGRRNEYEMHKLLALNQRQKMVLQRKSEEAAMATKRLKELLESRKTSSREASSAGNGNGPGIQAIMQTIEHELEVTVRVHEVRSEYERQMEERGKMAKEVARLKEEAEILKRGDLRDHPETMSPGARNSRIFALENMLAATSSTLVSMASQLSEAEERERVFSGRGRWNHVRSLADAKNIMNYLFNLASTSRCSLRDKEVNCREKDAEIRDLKEKVVKLSSLARQLEVQKADLVHQLKVMNVTAKHSMKVSMDYSGIPDFNGGRHKYELRKPEYRSSMIFTEDMDISDSEHSDIDALDDDDDDDWVQSDKKQIRRRASKSRTSSLGVHQPNTNGSENSKGCTDEVTGKIDGICCTCSHKSSCKTSKCQCRANGSSCGQSCGCTSIKCSNREAEANSANDAGTNETNNLVSQGAMLLQNAFGSEKPDETNDDFTTKRKALSDIGNTMPKPDVPKPNRRKKWGKSMIQLVPVAPPASEPENAAAADNPEKIEPPKKPDNSCPSESDTIPLKLPRAMRSNGSKLLRERNAEDESTNTTKGPPALVPTSPVRPTRTSEEKENCRR; encoded by the exons ATGGATAACTCGGAATCCGTGAGAGTCGCCGTTAATATTCGGCCGTTGATTACCACAGAGCTTCTCAATGGATGTACGGATTGCATCACTGTCGTTCCCGGCGAACCTCAG GTTCACATTGGATCACATGCTTTTACCTATGATTATGTTTATGGTGGAGCGGGATCGCCTTCTTCAGCTATTTTTGATGATTGCGTTGCTCCATTGGTTGATGCACTTTTTCATGGTTATAATGCTACTGTACTTGCATATGGTCAG ACGGGTTCTGGTAAAACTTATACTATGGGAACCAACTACGCTGGAGAAGGAAGTAATGGTGGGATTATACCCAAAGTAATGGAAACTATGTTTAAAAGAGTCGAGGCAACCAAGCACTCCACGGAAATTTTGATTAGAGTATCATTTATTGAG ATATTTAAAGAAGAAGTGTTCGATTTACTTGACTCAAATTCAGCTACTTTGTCTAAAGCTGAAGGGGCGCCCTTTTCCAAGCCTACAGCTCCTGGAAGACTTCCGATACAAATTAGAGAAACAGTGAACGGAGGAATAACACTTGCTGGAGTGACTGAGGCAGAAGTTCGGACAAAAGAAGAGATGGCATCATACTTGTCACGAGGTTCTTTATCTCGTGCAACAGGAAGTACCAACATGAATAGTCAGTCAAG TCGCTCACATGCCATCTTTACAATAACCCTGGAGCAAAAAAAGATTGCTAGTTGCCCAAATGGGGTAAATGATGATATTAGTGATGACATCTTATGTGCAAAGCTTCATTTAGTGGACCTTGCTGGCTCAGAACGTGCAAAAAGAACAGGTGCTGATGGCATGCGCTTTAAAGAAG GCATTCATATCAATAAAGGTTTACTAGCTCTAGGGAATGTCATTAGTGCCTTGGGTGATGAGAAGAAGAGGAAAGAAGGGGGACATGTCCCATATCGTGATAGCAAGTTGACACGCTTGTTGCAG GATTCACTTGGTGGAAACAGCAAAACGGTGATGATTG CTTGTGTTAGTCCGGCTGATACCAATGCTGAAGAAACCCTAAACACTTTGAAGTATGCCAATCGTGCTCGAAACATTCAGAATAAGGCAGTT ATAAACCGTGATCCAATGGCAGCTCAGTTGCAAAGAATGCGGAGCCAAATTGAGCAATTGCAAGCTGAGCTTTTGTTTTATCGTGGTGATGGCCAAGCACCATTTGATGAACTTCAG ATTCTCAAGCACAAGGTATCTTTACTTGAAGCTAGCAATTCAGAACTACAACGAGAGCTTCAAGAACGTATGCTCACTAGTGAACAATTAGCCCAGCGTGCACTTGATGCTCAG GTTGAGAAAGACAAACTAGTAATGCAAATTGAATCTGTTCGTAATGGTAAATCGTGGGAGGAGGTTGACTCTAATCAGAATCAG GATCTTAATTTAATGAAAACTTATGTGTTGAAAATTCAAGAGTTAGAAGGAGAACTGATACGTTTGAAAAGCGTAAATAGCTCAAAGCGTAGCCGGTTTTCGGACTGTGTTGATTCCGATGATGATGGAACctcaaaaaattcattattttcttctGAAAATGGTTATTTATCTTCAG ATGAGATTGAGGATAATCAAGCGGAACTTGAACATACTTCCCTCCAAGAAAAATTGGACAAAGAACTTAAGGAGTTGGACAAAAGACTTGAACAGAAAGAG GCTGAAATGAAGCGTTTTGCAAATTCTGACACCTCAGTTCTTAAACAACATTATGAGAAGAAAGTTAATGAGTTGGAACAAGAGAAAAGGGCTTTGCAG AGAGAAATTGAGGACCTCAGGCACAATCTTTCTGATATTTCTTCTACTTCTGATGATGGTGCTCAAAAGTTAAAGGAAGAATACCTACAGAAGTTGACTGCCCTTGAGGCACAG GTTGCCGAGTTGAAGAGGAAGCAAGATGCACAAGCTCAACTTTTAAGACAGAAACAAAAAAGTGATGAAGCAGCAAGGAGACTTCAAGATGAGATTCACAGAATCAAATCTCAGAAG GTTCAATTACAACATAAGATCAAGCAAGAATCTGAGCAGTTCAGGTTATGGAAGCAATCACGAGAGAAAGAGGTTCTTCAG CTTAAGAAGGAGGGAAGGAGAAATGAGTATGAGATGCACAAGCTCTTAGCTTTGAACCAGAGGCAAAAGATG GTTTTGCAAAGAAAGAGTGAAGAAGCTGCTATGGCTACAAAAAGGCTAAAGGAGCTTCTAGAATCTCGAAAGACTTCCTCACGTGAAGCTTCCA GTGCTGGAAATGGCAATGGTCCTGGAATTCAG GCAATAATGCAGACAATTGAGCATGAACTTGAGGTGACAGTGCGTGTACATGAAGTACGTTCCGAGTATGAAAGACAAATGGAAGA GAGGGGGAAGATGGCCAAGGAGGTTGCAAGACTGAAGGAAGAAGCTGAGATACTTAAGCGTGGTGATTTAAG AGATCATCCCGAGACAATGTCTCCTGGTGCAAGAAACTCCAGGATTTTCGCTCTAGAAAACATGCTTGCTGCTACGTCTAGCACTTTGGTCTCTATGGCCTCACAACTATCCGAAGCTGAAGAGCGTGAACGTGTTTTTAGTGGAAGAGGGCGTTGGAATCATGTCCGCTCTCTTGCTGATgcaaaaaatattatgaattatctattcaatttagcaTCAACCTCAAG GTGCTCATTACGAGATAAGGAAGTTAATTGCAGAGAAAAGGACGCTGAAATAAGAGATCTAAAGGAAAAGGTGGTGAAACTTAGTAGTTTGGCTAGACAACTGGAGGTACAAAAAGCCGATCTTGTTCATCAACTGAAAGTGATG AATGTAACCGCTAAGCATTCCATGAAAGTAAGCATGGATTATTCTGGCATCCCTGACTTCAATGGCGGAAGACATAAGTATGAGTTGCGTAAGCCG GAATATCGAAGCTCTATGATCTTCACAGAGGACATGGATATATCTGATTCTGAACATTCAGATATAGATGCACTTGATGATGACGACGATGACGACTGGGTGCAGTCGGACAAAAAGCAAATAAGGAGACGAGCTTCTAAATCTAGGACTTCAAGTTTGGGAGTTCATCAACCAAATACCAATGGCTCAGAAAACAGTAAGGGATGTACTGATGAGGTTACTGGGAAAATTGATGGGATATGCTGCACTTGCAGCCACAAGTCTTCATGCAAAACATCGAAATGCCAATGTAGAGCAAATGGAAGTTCTTGTGGACAGTCATGCGGTTGTACATCAATCAAATGTTCCAATAGAGAAGCAGAAGCAAACAGTGCAAATGATGCTGGAACTAACGAAACGAACAACCTCGTTTCTCAAGGCGCTATGCTGCTCCAGAATGCATTCGGGAGTGAGAAACCAGATGAAACAAATGATGACTTCACTACAAAGCGGAAAGCACTTTCTGATATTGGAAACACAATG CCTAAACCCGATGTACCGAAGCCTAATCGGAGGAAAAAATGGGGGAAATCAATGATTCAGCTGGTTCCTGTTGCTCCACCAGCTTCAGAGCCAGAGAATGCTGCAGCAGCTGATAATCCAGAAAAAATTGAACCTCCCAAAAAACCAGACAATTCGTGTCCAAGTGAATCAGATACCATTCCATTGAAGTTACCAAGAGCAATGCGATCAAATGGCAGCAAATTACTGAGAGAAAGAAATGCTGAGGATGAATCCACCAACACCACCAAGGGACCACCTGCCCTTGTTCCTACCAGTCCTGTTAGACCAACAAGAACCTCGGAAGAGAAAGAGAACTGCCGCCGTTAA
- the LOC107957824 gene encoding O-fucosyltransferase 31 isoform X2 → MRQPYNYNHQEWNAPKPRHLSLLEVALHWKTPIKQQFDLWSPLPNQGWKPCIDSADTPSLPERSQGYIQVFLDGGLNQQRMGICDAVAVAKILNATLVIPHLEVNPVWQDSSSFTNIFDVDHFINVLQDEVSIVKELPREYSWSSREYYATGIRATRIKTAPIHASADWYLENVLPVMRSYGIAAISPFSHRLAFDKLPVEIQHLRCKVNFEALAFVPRIRLIGETLVNRLRDPSGKLQASGTEVLRERTDDTEKERAGKFVVLHLRFDKDMAAHSACDFGGGKAEKLALAKYRQVLWQGRVLNSQFTDHELRNQGRCPLTPEEIGLLLTALGFNNNTHLYLASHKVYGGEARISTLRTMFPLMEDKKSLASANELAEVEGKASLMAAVDYYVSLKSDIFISASPGNMHNALLGHRAYLNLKTIRPNMLLLGPLFLNKTIEWSEFQHAVINGHKNRQGQTRLRKEKQSIYTYPAPDCMCRA, encoded by the exons CTATAACTACAATCACCAG GAATGGAATGCTCCGAAACCAAGGCACTTGTCTTTACTTGAGGTCGCTTTACATTGGAAAACT CCGATTAAACAACAGTTCGATCTCTGGTCTCCCTTGCCAAATCAAGGATGGAAACCTTGCATCGACTCTGCCGATACCCCAT CACTGCCAGAGAGATCTCAGGGGTATATTCAGGTATTTCTTGATGGAGGATTGAACCAGCAAAGAATGGGG ATATGTGATGCAGTTGCTGTCGCTAAAATATTGAATGCGACACTGGTGATACCGCACCTTGAAGTCAATCCTGTTTGGCAAGATTCAAG TTCATTCACAAATATATTTGATGTGGATCACTTTATCAATGTCCTTCAAGATGAAGTTTCTATAGTTAAAGAGTTGCCTAGAGAATATTCTTGGAGCTCACGGGAATATTATGCTACAGGTATAAGAGCTACTAGAATCAAAACAGCACCTATTCATGCTTCAGCTGACTGGTATCTGGAAAATGTGTTGCCTGTTATGCGAAG TTATGGGATTGCTGCTATATCGCCATTCTCCCATCGGCTAGCGTTTGACAAGTTGCCTGTGGAAATCCAACATTTACGTTGTAAAGTAAACTTCGAAGCTTTAGCTTTTGTTCCTCGGATAAGATTAATTGGAGAGACCCTTGTTAATCGACTCCGTGATCCTTCTGGGAAGCTTCAAGCATCAGGCACTGAGGTTCTACGAGAGAGAACAGATGATACAGAGAAAGAGAGAGCTGGAAAGTTTGTTGTATTACATCTTCGCTTTGACAAA GACATGGCTGCTCATTCAGCTTGCGATTTTGGTGGAGGCAAAGCTGAGAAACTGGCCCTAGCTAAATATCGCCAAGTTTTATGGCAGGGAAGGGTTTTAAACTCTCAATTCACTGATCATGAGCTGAGAAATCAAGGGCGGTGCCCATTGACTCCGGAGGAAATTGGATTGCTGCTAACTGCTTTGGGCTTCAACAATAATACTCACCTCTATCTTGCTTCACACAAA GTTTATGGAGGAGAGGCAAGGATCTCAACATTGCGTACAATGTTTCCCCTCATGGAAGATAAGAAGAGCCTTGCTTCAGCGAATGAGCTCGCTGAGGTTGAAGGTAAGGCTTCTTTGATGGCTGCTGTTGATTATTACGTGAGCCTTAAAAGTGACATCTTCATCTCTGCTTCTCCTGGAAACATGCACAATGCTCTG CTTGGACATCGAGCTTACTTGAACTTGAAAACCATTCGACCGAACATGTTACTGCTGGGCCCACTATTCCTGAACAAAACCATAGAGTGGTCTGAGTTTCAGCATGCGGTTATTAATGGACATAAAAATAGGCAAGGCCAAACGAGGTTAAGAAAGGAGAAGCAATCTATATATACATATCCAGCCCCAGATTGCATGTGTAGAGCTTAA
- the LOC107957824 gene encoding O-fucosyltransferase 31 isoform X1, producing MRQPYNYNHQVHQSQRSAFAALFLVLLPIFFPNLFAPLGRASPSLFSEWNAPKPRHLSLLEVALHWKTPIKQQFDLWSPLPNQGWKPCIDSADTPSLPERSQGYIQVFLDGGLNQQRMGICDAVAVAKILNATLVIPHLEVNPVWQDSSSFTNIFDVDHFINVLQDEVSIVKELPREYSWSSREYYATGIRATRIKTAPIHASADWYLENVLPVMRSYGIAAISPFSHRLAFDKLPVEIQHLRCKVNFEALAFVPRIRLIGETLVNRLRDPSGKLQASGTEVLRERTDDTEKERAGKFVVLHLRFDKDMAAHSACDFGGGKAEKLALAKYRQVLWQGRVLNSQFTDHELRNQGRCPLTPEEIGLLLTALGFNNNTHLYLASHKVYGGEARISTLRTMFPLMEDKKSLASANELAEVEGKASLMAAVDYYVSLKSDIFISASPGNMHNALLGHRAYLNLKTIRPNMLLLGPLFLNKTIEWSEFQHAVINGHKNRQGQTRLRKEKQSIYTYPAPDCMCRA from the exons CTATAACTACAATCACCAGGTTCATCAATCTCAAAGAAGTGCATTTGCCGCGCTTTTCCTTGTTCTCTTGCCAATTTTTTTCCCAAATCTCTTCGCCCCTCTGGGACGCGCTTCTCCCTCTTTGTTCTCC GAATGGAATGCTCCGAAACCAAGGCACTTGTCTTTACTTGAGGTCGCTTTACATTGGAAAACT CCGATTAAACAACAGTTCGATCTCTGGTCTCCCTTGCCAAATCAAGGATGGAAACCTTGCATCGACTCTGCCGATACCCCAT CACTGCCAGAGAGATCTCAGGGGTATATTCAGGTATTTCTTGATGGAGGATTGAACCAGCAAAGAATGGGG ATATGTGATGCAGTTGCTGTCGCTAAAATATTGAATGCGACACTGGTGATACCGCACCTTGAAGTCAATCCTGTTTGGCAAGATTCAAG TTCATTCACAAATATATTTGATGTGGATCACTTTATCAATGTCCTTCAAGATGAAGTTTCTATAGTTAAAGAGTTGCCTAGAGAATATTCTTGGAGCTCACGGGAATATTATGCTACAGGTATAAGAGCTACTAGAATCAAAACAGCACCTATTCATGCTTCAGCTGACTGGTATCTGGAAAATGTGTTGCCTGTTATGCGAAG TTATGGGATTGCTGCTATATCGCCATTCTCCCATCGGCTAGCGTTTGACAAGTTGCCTGTGGAAATCCAACATTTACGTTGTAAAGTAAACTTCGAAGCTTTAGCTTTTGTTCCTCGGATAAGATTAATTGGAGAGACCCTTGTTAATCGACTCCGTGATCCTTCTGGGAAGCTTCAAGCATCAGGCACTGAGGTTCTACGAGAGAGAACAGATGATACAGAGAAAGAGAGAGCTGGAAAGTTTGTTGTATTACATCTTCGCTTTGACAAA GACATGGCTGCTCATTCAGCTTGCGATTTTGGTGGAGGCAAAGCTGAGAAACTGGCCCTAGCTAAATATCGCCAAGTTTTATGGCAGGGAAGGGTTTTAAACTCTCAATTCACTGATCATGAGCTGAGAAATCAAGGGCGGTGCCCATTGACTCCGGAGGAAATTGGATTGCTGCTAACTGCTTTGGGCTTCAACAATAATACTCACCTCTATCTTGCTTCACACAAA GTTTATGGAGGAGAGGCAAGGATCTCAACATTGCGTACAATGTTTCCCCTCATGGAAGATAAGAAGAGCCTTGCTTCAGCGAATGAGCTCGCTGAGGTTGAAGGTAAGGCTTCTTTGATGGCTGCTGTTGATTATTACGTGAGCCTTAAAAGTGACATCTTCATCTCTGCTTCTCCTGGAAACATGCACAATGCTCTG CTTGGACATCGAGCTTACTTGAACTTGAAAACCATTCGACCGAACATGTTACTGCTGGGCCCACTATTCCTGAACAAAACCATAGAGTGGTCTGAGTTTCAGCATGCGGTTATTAATGGACATAAAAATAGGCAAGGCCAAACGAGGTTAAGAAAGGAGAAGCAATCTATATATACATATCCAGCCCCAGATTGCATGTGTAGAGCTTAA